In the genome of Leptolyngbya subtilissima AS-A7, one region contains:
- a CDS encoding transglycosylase domain-containing protein, producing MSPSPPSPPRTLLKTVTQAFQAVQAKVDFGKLAVKPGARAAELEVTVNGKPTTYPLLGEHYIMGRSTSQCDIVAPSPIVSQVHATLTRDTNRPSQPFVMKDRNSTNGIYRGKKRLTQVVMNHGDIYTLGPPELEDAVKLRFSEPPPWYVKTARYTLYGFTGLSLAVGAWIVGVEWPKIPMRPLPDSVQGPVVVLGEEDGATVPLREQLTQSHQEMRRIGDFSAYLPQALIASEDARYYWHLGVDPLGVLRAVVVNLRSGRISQGGSTITQQLARSVYREYTGTEDSAGRKIREAITALKLETFYSKNYLLLTYLNRVYLGENLYGFEDASQFYFDKPARELTLSEAATLVGILPAPNAFNPVQNYGAAVSNRDLVLDRMVALGMVSQEEARRARRSRIEISPDATRQLQSTRAPYFYSYVFEELDNVLGTNLAREGNFYVETSVDLDLQTAAEETLSQDIATQGAALAYSQGAVVTLETSTGAIRALVGGVDFAESQFNRASQAMRQPGSTFKLFAYGAALEQGISPGRSFSCEPMNWSGQQFAGCRSGSGSVDMYAGMARSENVVALRIAQEAGLRNVINVAQRMGIESELVASPGLTLGESVVTPLEITGSFAAVGNNGVWNRPHGVLRVLDSSDCTDLNDINTCRVIYEFGQAGDADRQAIDSSIASTLTGLMQGVVQGGTGRSAFLGLGEAGKTGTTDDNRDLWFIGFVPGRDLTTGVWLGNDDNTSTQGSSGQAAAVWGNYMRQVVQ from the coding sequence ATGTCGCCCTCACCCCCATCCCCGCCTCGCACCCTGCTCAAAACCGTTACCCAGGCCTTTCAGGCTGTGCAAGCCAAGGTTGACTTTGGCAAGCTGGCGGTCAAGCCTGGGGCTCGCGCTGCCGAGCTAGAGGTTACGGTTAACGGCAAGCCCACCACCTACCCCCTGCTAGGTGAGCACTACATCATGGGGCGCAGCACCTCCCAGTGCGACATTGTGGCCCCCAGCCCTATCGTCAGCCAGGTGCACGCCACCCTCACCCGCGACACCAACCGCCCCAGCCAGCCCTTCGTAATGAAGGACCGCAACTCCACCAACGGCATTTACCGGGGCAAAAAGCGGCTCACCCAGGTGGTGATGAACCACGGCGATATCTACACCCTTGGCCCGCCAGAGCTAGAGGATGCCGTTAAGCTGCGGTTTAGCGAGCCGCCCCCCTGGTACGTTAAGACCGCCCGCTACACCCTTTACGGCTTTACCGGCCTCTCGCTAGCTGTGGGGGCTTGGATTGTTGGGGTAGAGTGGCCCAAAATTCCGATGCGGCCTTTGCCCGACTCGGTGCAGGGCCCCGTGGTGGTGTTGGGTGAAGAAGACGGGGCTACCGTGCCGCTACGGGAGCAGCTGACTCAGTCTCACCAAGAGATGCGCCGCATAGGCGACTTTTCGGCTTACCTACCCCAGGCTCTTATTGCATCTGAAGATGCTCGCTACTACTGGCACTTAGGGGTAGACCCCCTTGGCGTTTTACGGGCAGTAGTGGTTAATCTGCGCAGTGGTCGTATTAGCCAAGGGGGCAGCACGATTACCCAACAGCTGGCCCGCAGCGTTTATCGCGAGTACACAGGCACTGAGGATTCGGCGGGGCGTAAAATTCGCGAGGCGATTACGGCCCTCAAACTAGAAACTTTCTACAGCAAAAATTACCTGCTACTTACCTATCTCAACCGGGTTTATCTGGGCGAAAACCTCTACGGCTTTGAGGATGCATCTCAGTTTTACTTCGACAAGCCCGCCCGCGAATTGACCCTGTCGGAGGCGGCGACCCTGGTGGGTATCTTGCCTGCTCCCAACGCCTTTAACCCCGTACAAAACTACGGCGCTGCCGTGTCCAACCGCGATCTTGTGCTCGATCGCATGGTGGCCCTAGGCATGGTCAGCCAGGAAGAGGCGCGGCGGGCGCGGCGATCGCGCATTGAGATTAGCCCCGATGCCACCCGCCAGCTCCAAAGCACTCGCGCTCCCTACTTCTACAGCTATGTCTTTGAAGAGCTAGACAATGTGCTGGGCACCAACCTGGCGCGGGAGGGCAACTTTTATGTGGAGACCAGCGTCGATCTAGATCTCCAGACGGCGGCAGAAGAGACCCTCAGCCAGGATATCGCCACCCAGGGAGCCGCCTTGGCCTATTCCCAGGGGGCTGTGGTCACCCTTGAAACCAGTACCGGAGCCATTCGCGCCCTGGTGGGTGGCGTAGACTTTGCCGAAAGCCAATTCAATCGGGCCTCCCAGGCGATGCGCCAGCCGGGCTCAACCTTTAAGCTGTTTGCCTACGGGGCGGCCCTAGAGCAGGGCATTTCTCCGGGGCGATCGTTCTCCTGTGAACCGATGAACTGGAGCGGCCAGCAATTTGCGGGCTGCCGGTCGGGCTCAGGCTCGGTGGATATGTATGCCGGTATGGCCCGCTCTGAGAATGTCGTGGCCCTGCGCATAGCCCAGGAGGCGGGGTTGAGGAACGTCATCAACGTAGCCCAGCGCATGGGCATCGAGTCTGAGTTGGTGGCCTCGCCGGGCCTCACCCTGGGTGAAAGTGTAGTCACCCCGCTGGAGATCACCGGCTCCTTTGCCGCTGTGGGCAACAACGGCGTATGGAACCGACCCCACGGCGTTTTACGGGTACTCGACAGCAGCGATTGCACTGACCTCAACGACATCAACACCTGCCGCGTCATCTACGAGTTTGGCCAGGCCGGAGATGCCGATCGCCAGGCGATTGACTCTAGCATTGCCAGCACTCTGACGGGGCTCATGCAGGGCGTGGTGCAGGGTGGCACTGGCCGCAGCGCCTTTTTAGGCCTAGGGGAAGCGGGCAAAACCGGCACTACCGACGACAACCGCGACCTCTGGTTTATAGGGTTTGTGCCCGGCCGAGACCTCACCACGGGCGTCTGGCTCGGCAACGACGACAATACCTCCACCCAGGGCAGCAGCGGCCAGGCCGCCGCTGTGTGGGGCAACTACATGCGCCAGGTGGTGCAATAA